The region tcttaTACCATGCAACTGCTGCTCGTTTTTCTGTTGCATTCGTTCAAATTCTAATCTTTTCATCTTCTCCATCTCTAACAATTCTTGCTGCTCCTGCTGCAGTTTTTCCAATTGCTCCCTTTTCTCCCATTCTTCACGTAATACTCTTGCTTGCAAATTTcgtactataatatataatatatatatttaaattatacaattctacaaaaaatattgatataaattacacaGTATTCTTACCTATTTCCTCGTCGCGTAGAGCTTGTTTTTCTTCTTGTAGCAATAGCTCTAGTTTCTGTTTAACATCTTCCAGTTGTTGTACTTTAGCACCTTCCTCTTTTGATAGAGCTTCTAATTTCCGAGCTTGTATTTCAGCAGCAATCCTAGCTTGCCTCTCATGTTGAAGTTCCAGTTTggtctcttctttttcttgtttagTAGCCTAATAGTAACAACAAagcaattagaaataaattgttactaaaactattaatgttttttatttatttttctgcaaattttaccTGTCGCGAAGATCTTCTTTGATTGGCCAAACTCCTCTGATAGCCGATCTTCTCGCCTGAATGCTGAATGGCCGTTTGCAATGCTGCAAGCCATTGCAGCCTACCTTTGTGATCCTCTGCCACTAATTCTATACATCTGTGTTCAGGTGTGCTAAGAACAAATCTTCGATCAAGTTTCCCATTATTTGGCAGAGAATCAGCCCAACAGTTAGCATTCAACAATATTAATCCAGATGGTTCTTTTTGGTGTGGATCTTTATAATATGTCAATTCGCCAGGACGCAATACAAACCAGAAATATCGTAGTGTTGGCAATAAAAAAccttttttcatcaaataacCCTGTGcaacaaaattgataaaaagaattaaaatttaatctgtatatatatatatatatataacaaaaaaattatcataattttcttatagtttatattttttatttgaaattttaatcaatattttgatttaccTTTTTCACTACATTCTCCACATAAATCTGATAAAGATCATCAATGGCTTCTGTTAATGCCACAGTGTCCAAGGTATTGCCACCACTGTACTTAGATTCGAGAACTGCTAGGAATGTGGAAAACCttcccaaaatatttttcataaaaaaattgcattctgtgtattattattattgattaaatagataaaacatTACCTAAACATCTTGATAGCTGCTGATAGAGCAGAAAAATCCATAGCATCCCACTGCAGACCCAATGACATTGCCAGATGGGAAGCAATTCGCGCCACTTCATCGCCATGCATTGTTACCTTATAAcacaaagataatatattagatatctaatataaagaaatatacttCTATTTACAAACAGATAAATAGCTAACCAGATAAGAATCTGTTGCATTGGAATCTGTCTCAGCCAGTAGACAATAAATTCTAAACAACTGATAAACACTGTGATTTTCAAAAACTGGATGGGATCTTTCCAGATAGTTCTTTCTGCAAACCAGCCAACAAATTTCATCTATTCCTTCCTCTAGTCTTTTCAATGTATGTATAGATGTGGCATCAGTTACAGAAGAGAATACCTAAAGCATTTAACAACTTCGCATTAAGATGAATACAATAAAGATAAAGTTAATACTCTAAATCAAAgatagaagagaaaatatatcaaacaacttggaaaaatatataaatacttttgacaaaacatttaaaaataaaaaaaatataaatacatttatattttaattatatttcttaaaaataattttttgatgactcatgacttttttttcttgtagaaTATCTTAcctctttttgtaaataatacatgtaCTGATCAAATGTCAAGTTTTGTGTACTCCGATAATGCTCTAAGCCTTTCTCCACACCATATAAATCCATCAATGTACCAATATTGGCTGTCAACACCTATGGATAGATTATCAATCGTGAAagggatatattttatatatacatagatatataaaatgaagtttatgcaatatataagaCTGATGGGAATTGCCAAGATGTGGAGCTATAGGCTCTTTTGATAATcctattaattctaaaatttcacCTTTAACTTTGACTTAGCGACTGTGTTGATATCATCGGCCTGCAGCGCTTGAAACGCATGCCAAATACTGTTGTTGAGGTTCTTGAACAGGTGGGCCATCGCGCTTGCTTAACTCGGTCGACAGTCTGTCAACAGGTGTTTTTCTTTATCCTCCTATCGCGCCCCAACACATCTCGTAAATATTCGTGAGCGCATATCTCATCactttcactctctctctctgtctctgtaaATGGTTCAGTTTTCCCTTTCTCGCGTTTCCCAATCCTATTCcttgatagaatttttatcatttgccGTAATCTCACGTTCTTGTactaaaaatgattattaagaATGACGcacattatatgttatttcgtGTGGAGGCTTCTCTCATCCCCTCTATAAAACTGTTTCCTTTTTGCATCTGTGACTTATGACTTCTGTATCTTTCTTCACGCACGCGATTATCtatttaagaaagagaaagagaagatacCGCGCTGTATTTCACGCATGCGCATTAAAATTCTATGTGCTGGAACAGCAGTTTTCATTGATTGCTGTCAATTACAATTTGGTTATGATTTCGACATATTGACGGTATGTTAAAATCAGCATGGATAGCTTTGTTGATTTTTCAAGTTTGCCTGTTTCGAAATACAGTTGGTTCAATAGGTGATAAATCACAAATATACAAGCAATGTGTAGCATTGTGTCTCACTAGGAATTGCAAAAATGGtaacaattgattttatacttttttttctctctcattgttatttattatttctcgatatggatattatataataatcagacTTTGATATTCAAagtatttaacaatttttttattaattagaaaaatatttttttttctgtttttttttaaatatatattttacaagatttatattaaagatatcaaatatataaagtttttgtgctgcttttattatatacttttctttattatatacacatttttttagaatttaataaaaatattttcccacTCATATCTTGTAATATAGAGAAGAGTTTATAGAGATAATATAAAGGAGAGTTTatagagataattaaatatttaatagtttttaattatatgcatttatgttgcagaaacaatttttaaagaacaacCATCTTTGTCATTAATTTTGCTACACTGGTCCTGTAAGGAAGATTGCAGTTATATTTGCACATGGAAGACCGTTGATTCCTTTGTATCTCATGGTTTGAAAATACCACAGTTTCATGGAAAAGTAAGCAAAATgtgaaaatgtaaaacatcacataattatataagaatagtatctaaatgttaatatgcagaattataaagtatacagaaaattatgaaattatatattacaaatatataacaatataatataacatatatatatatatatatatatatatatatatatatatatatatatatacatatacatataacaatatatatataacaatataaattacaaaaatataaatatattacatagaaaaatatttgttatacagtctgatgttattatatatatatatatatatatatatatatatatatatatatatatatacaaaagttgATTATATAACAAGagattaatgttaatattatattaaattttattcacatatgtaacatttataacattctatttttaaataattatattaaattttactcttataatatttataacattccATTTATAAGTATGATgccatcatttttttctttgtagtggccatttattcgtttatttGGATGTCAAGAGCCTGcatcagttttattttctatgttaAACTTTTATGCACATTGGGTAATGTATCgaaaatttagaagaaaagTAAATGGAACCAACCCTATGTTCTATGCTTGGCAATATTTCAGCattgtaagtatatatttaaatgttccaCACATAGTGAAGACTTCTCACATTTAGATTCTGTAATTGCAATCAATAAAAGCATAATCAGTTAAcagtatgtaataattaaatataatttttaaatctgttttataaaaaattataaattaataataaaaatcataaataaaaagtaataactcTACTTTTCGGATATCTTAtaagtgatatattttttcaataaaattgtctattgttatttttctttaatcatgatatttgctaatttttacttattattataattatattaattttatatatgatttttagtGATTAGTATTCTTCAagctttaatttatagttttattgcAGATATGCTTGAACGGATGGTTTTGGTCTACTGTATTTCATTCACGAGACAGACCATTTACAGAAGCCATGGATTATTCTTGCGCATTCAGTATGGtacttacattattatattgcatgcTCTTAAGGTAATATGcaatagtttttttcttttagcatACAATTAatgtattcttaaaatat is a window of Cataglyphis hispanica isolate Lineage 1 chromosome 4, ULB_Chis1_1.0, whole genome shotgun sequence DNA encoding:
- the LOC126848893 gene encoding differentially expressed in FDCP 6 homolog; this translates as MAHLFKNLNNSIWHAFQALQADDINTVAKSKLKVLTANIGTLMDLYGVEKGLEHYRSTQNLTFDQYMYYLQKEVFSSVTDATSIHTLKRLEEGIDEICWLVCRKNYLERSHPVFENHSVYQLFRIYCLLAETDSNATDSYLVTMHGDEVARIASHLAMSLGLQWDAMDFSALSAAIKMFRFSTFLAVLESKYSGGNTLDTVALTEAIDDLYQIYVENVVKKGYLMKKGFLLPTLRYFWFVLRPGELTYYKDPHQKEPSGLILLNANCWADSLPNNGKLDRRFVLSTPEHRCIELVAEDHKGRLQWLAALQTAIQHSGEKIGYQRSLANQRRSSRQATKQEKEETKLELQHERQARIAAEIQARKLEALSKEEGAKVQQLEDVKQKLELLLQEEKQALRDEEIVRNLQARVLREEWEKREQLEKLQQEQQELLEMEKMKRLEFERMQQKNEQQLHEAELRLQQLEMEREHLDTELRVAREKVKHAEEAQFLLETQIVTRPLKESEKIRRTQSFIPTTKERPLSMENIDTRAMTLQKNI
- the LOC126848895 gene encoding post-GPI attachment to proteins factor 3, whose product is MLKSAWIALLIFQVCLFRNTVGSIGDKSQIYKQCVALCLTRNCKNETIFKEQPSLSLILLHWSCKEDCSYICTWKTVDSFVSHGLKIPQFHGKWPFIRLFGCQEPASVLFSMLNFYAHWVMYRKFRRKVNGTNPMFYAWQYFSIICLNGWFWSTVFHSRDRPFTEAMDYSCAFSMVLTLLYCMLLRITYKNNKAFVIITSGYLSILCMHLLHLWSGKINYGYNMMLNVTIGLTTFAITMLWWYFNRKSHVYLIGWFNTLTVFVTLLELADFPPIFWIFDAHSLWHASTIPLTVLLYRFMISDCRYLKINYNKLHI